TTTTCCAGATGCGCCCTCGGTCTCAGCCGCCACAAAAGCACCCGGGACAATGCTTGAGCCAGGGTGAGTGAGCATGCGGAAGGAGTCGAATTTACCGCCAGCCTGCGCCATCTCGGAGTTGGCAAATGCGGCGCCGCCCTTTGTCGATTTTGCCCCGCTCACCATAATTGTGGCCCCGTTCTGCACGCCCGACTCTTCCTCTATGATGAACTTCATTGCTTTTTGACCACCAGGGGTTTGATGGCCGAGAAGTGTCGAAGCAAGAGAATGCAGAGTGACCCCTTTGGCGCGATCTTTCACCTTGAGAGGGATATCTTCGTAGCGTAGCCCTGCCACCCACTGCGCGAGTTGTCGACTAAGAGATGCCATTAATATTCCCTTCAAGTCTCATGAGAAAAGTAATTGCACGATCGATGTTATGGATAAATTCATATCAAAATCAGTAAAGAAGCTACACACCTGTTCTCAGCAAAATAGCATGCTTTGAGTTTATATTTTTTTTTAGGGGGCTCTCCAGTTGAGTTTGATGGTGCTACTAGCAAGGGGTAATCCCGCCTGGCAGTTTTTTATATCGCCTAATTTTTAGGGCCATAACTATTGTTTGAATAATGGCGAATATAATCGCATAATTTAGAAAATTCAAGTTTATGAAAAAAATCTCCTTTGTGATTTTAATTTTCTAAAAAGACAATAAGGATAATTGCTATGGTTCCAATAGATTTAAGCGGAAAAGTAGCTCTAATTACAGGGGCAAGCCAAGGCATCGGGCGCTCTTGTGCCGAATGGCTCGCTAAAGCAGGTGCCACCGTCGCCCTAAATGCACGCAACGAGGAGTTGTTAAATGAAGTGGCAACAGGAATCAGTGCAGAAGGTGGCGTGTCCAAGTTGCTTCCAGCAGATCTCACCTCTCCAGGACAATCAGAGTGGATTGTTGATGAAACCGTTCGCCAGTTTGGCGGCCTAGATATTCTTGTAAATGTAGCAGGCGTAAGCCGACGGTCAGACCCGGCTAATGTAACGGATGAAGATATCGACATTGCCATTGATTTAAAACTTCGCTCGGCGCTTCGCGTGACTCGGATGGCGATTCCTCATATTCGAGCCAGAGGTGGAGGCAGTATTGTCTTCACTGGAGGGATAAGTCAGCGACAATCATTAGAGTTTAATGGGTCGGGATGTATACCAAATGCAAGCCTTGCAGCCTACAAACACCACCTCGCTCGCCGCCTTGCGCCTGATGGAATTAGGGTGAACCTTTTAGTACCAGGAGTCATCGAGACTCCCCGCATGGAAGCTGGTAATCGGCGCGTCTCTGAGCTTAGCGGAAAAAATCTTAATGAAATCGAATCCGAGCGCATGACATCTATCCCGATGGGGCGATTTGGAACGCCGGATGAGTGTGGCAAAGTTGTTCTTTTCCTGGTTTCTGATCTCGCCTCTTTTGTCACCGGGGAATCTCTTGGTGTAGATGGCGGGGTATGCGATGGGATCCGCTATTAGAGAACGGTGCATTCGCCTGTGTATGTCGTTTCAATATCTATGGCATAGGAATAGATGAACTCCCCTGGCTAGCAAATATCTACCAGATGTATAAATGAATATTTATACCGTCCTCCCATTACGAATTCAGCGTCAATTCACTGGAACTTTTTATCCACACAAGGAGTAGCAGAGAAGGATCTAGAAAAGTCTAACAACCCAGCCATTAACTCTCTCTAAATTTCTGTACTTTGCTACTTCGAATTTTTCTGTTTCCCTTACTTGTCCAGGCAATCTTTAGCGACTCACATTAAAGAAAGAACCGGTGTAATTTTTTTCGCATAAGTCCAATGAGCAGCAGAGTGACTACCTTAATTATCTTCGTCGATATTAGTATTTAATATCCTGCCCCAGATTATCGCTCAAGCGGCGAATGACGTCGTCGGCATCTTTCGCCTCATTATAGTCTTCCCCCAAAACACCACTGCCGGCCGGACTTTTCACGACAAGGCTGACGCATTTTTCGTCAAGTGTTGTTGCTCCATGTCGAGTATTACGTGGAATATGGAGGATATCTCCAGGTCCCACAATACGTTCCTCATCCCCAAGGATAGAGAGTCTCCTACCCTCAAGTATGAATACGAATTGCTCGTCATTCGGGTGATAATGAGGCTTGGAGCCTTCACCTTTATAGTAGGTGACGATTCCAAACTTCATGAGCTCCCCGACGATGCTTTGAATCTCGGCTAGCGGGCTTACCTCTTCTCGTTTCATTCCAAGATCATGAATGTTGTAGTAAGGCATAATATTTTCTTCTCCTTAAATTCGTTCAGATTCAGTGTGTTCGTCATTCCTCCTTGCATATTTCTCTAAAGACACAGTCGGACTGACAACACTTTTATTTTACCGCAAGCTATTTAATCCGACAATACTGCCGATTTGTCGTACGTGAGCACATTCATTAAATGGGCGAAGCGATAAAAGCTAGGAAGACTTCATTTCGTCTCAAATAATATCCGAAATTAGAAGACATGCATTCCTACACGGAGCCTCCCCTACTCGTCTCATTATTGCTCTAGACAATCTGCCGAATAATATCTTTGATGTTGATTTTTTATCAGAATGAATCGTGTGGTTCCTTCGAGGGCATAATGATTTAAATATTCATCAGCCTAGGCCTTTAATTGTCTTCTATTGAACGTTCTCCACATCTTACATCGATTCAGAAATTTAAAATTGAGGTTAATGAAATGCTTTCCCAATTAATATTACCTAAAAGGTTATTCGCAATTTGTTAACATGCAAACGTTGACATTCACCCCAACTCTAGTCACTAGTTTCAGCAAAATCACAAAATCAATCTTTCCAGCCCAAGAGTTGAGGAAGTTACCTGCCAATTCCCCTGATCGCTGTTTAGCAATTTCAAATAGATAGGGAGGGATTAAATTCGAGTATTTTCAGGGCGTTTCACTCTTGTCGTTATGATAAAATATTTTTTCTTAACTTAATAACTACTGAAGCAGTGCTCCTATGTAGTTTACT
This Nitrospinaceae bacterium DNA region includes the following protein-coding sequences:
- a CDS encoding SDR family oxidoreductase codes for the protein MVPIDLSGKVALITGASQGIGRSCAEWLAKAGATVALNARNEELLNEVATGISAEGGVSKLLPADLTSPGQSEWIVDETVRQFGGLDILVNVAGVSRRSDPANVTDEDIDIAIDLKLRSALRVTRMAIPHIRARGGGSIVFTGGISQRQSLEFNGSGCIPNASLAAYKHHLARRLAPDGIRVNLLVPGVIETPRMEAGNRRVSELSGKNLNEIESERMTSIPMGRFGTPDECGKVVLFLVSDLASFVTGESLGVDGGVCDGIRY
- a CDS encoding cupin domain-containing protein codes for the protein MPYYNIHDLGMKREEVSPLAEIQSIVGELMKFGIVTYYKGEGSKPHYHPNDEQFVFILEGRRLSILGDEERIVGPGDILHIPRNTRHGATTLDEKCVSLVVKSPAGSGVLGEDYNEAKDADDVIRRLSDNLGQDIKY